The sequence ATTTTGCTGGCTGTCGGAATTCTATATCAATATTATCAGCTTCTGATGCAAGAACGCGTCACAGAAATGTATCCTGCCTTACGTCGCTTCTTAGGAGGCTGATCATTGCTTTCAAGGTTCACAGCTGCTGCCTGCATGGTATTAACTTGCGCGTCGGTGAAAACGGTTAAAACCAAAAGGAAAAGGTTAAAACTAAAGAAGTCGTGAAACTGTTGGGTTAGGTGATATAAGATTGCTACCTGATTGGCTGTTGGCGCCTCCCGGCTCAACTATATTCATCCTATGCTTTTCTGCAATTATTACACTTATTACATCTCTTGCCAACCGTATCCTTGTTGATAGAGAACAGATGAACACATGGCAACGTGAAATTCGCGCTTGGACAGCTGATTCTAAAAAGGCACAACGCGCTGGAGATAAGAAACTTCTTGCAAAGGTTCAAAAACAAAAGTCTCGAATTATGCAGTTGCAGGGTAAAGTTTTCAAGCAATCGCTTAAACCCATGCTTGTCTACTTTATTCCATTCATGCTCCTTTGGCAGCTTTTTCTAATACCCGAGTTTGGTGGAGGGATTATTGCTTATTTCCCAGCGGCCCCCGTATTGGGTTTCAGCGATCCCATTCCGTTGCCTCTTTTTATGTGGTA comes from Candidatus Bathyarchaeota archaeon and encodes:
- a CDS encoding DUF106 domain-containing protein yields the protein MRLLPDWLLAPPGSTIFILCFSAIITLITSLANRILVDREQMNTWQREIRAWTADSKKAQRAGDKKLLAKVQKQKSRIMQLQGKVFKQSLKPMLVYFIPFMLLWQLFLIPEFGGGIIAYFPAAPVLGFSDPIPLPLFMWYLICSFASGTFISRALGIPMGTSGAPS